One Solanum lycopersicum chromosome 4, SLM_r2.1 DNA window includes the following coding sequences:
- the LOC101250206 gene encoding uncharacterized protein yields the protein MGYPIQSDIRSAIQIAAAFRHHNQYRYRRLPPAVISYRNAPNCCFTVNSSFKLRAFSTNDGDTTVQKVCNKPSLCTADELHYVSVNNSDWKLALWRYIPPPQAPKRNHPLLLLSGVGTNAIGYDLAPGSSFARYMSGEGFDTWVLELRGAGLSVQESDSTNIEKTAIAVSEQMEAAADNATDKVLSAAQQSTDSQSTLEESDTAVVKEESTAISTLWDESRVVNELTETFILLSERVSGFLNESQSRIMSAKLFDQISKLLEDSFLYERFNETRGKLLSLLETGQNSAVVDQVKDLSQKLVNIIEEGQRSVSPLVDLHERLTTTIEDFQKQLDLIVKYDWDFDHYLEEDVPAAMEYIKAQTAPKDGKLLAIGHSMGGILLYAWLSQCGLQGREPGLTAIVTLASSLDYTSSKSALRLLLPLADPAQALNVPVVPLGALLAAAYPLSSRPPYVLSWLNDLISAADMMHPELLKKLVLNNFCTIPAKLILQLTTAFREGGLRDRSGKIFYKDNLHKSNVPVLAVAGDKDIICPPEAVFETAKLIPEHLVTYKVLGDDNGQHYAHYDLVGGRMAAEHVYPCIIQFLSRYDDTI from the exons atgggttATCCAATTCAATCCGATATTCGATCGGCGATACAAATCGCCGCCGCATTCCGCCACCACAACCAGTATCGTTACCGGCGACTTCCTCCCGCAGTCATTTCATACCGGAACGCCCCGAACTGCTGCTTCACGGTGAACTCCTCCTTTAAACTTAGAGCTTTCTCCACTAATGATGGCGATACTACAGTCCAGAAGGTTTGTAATAAGCCATCGTTATGCACCGCCGATGAGCTCCACTATGTATCGGTTAATAATTCCGATTGGAAACTTGCTCTCTGGCGATACATTCCTCCTCCTCAG GCTCCAAAGAGAAATCATCCCCTGCTTCTGTTGTCTGGCGTGGGGACTAATGCTATTGGATATGATCTTGCTCCTGGG TCATCTTTCGCCCGATACATGTCTGGTGAAGGATTTGACACTTGGGTTCTTGAACTTCGTGGAGCGGGGTTGAGTGTGCAGGAGTCAGATTCCACAAACATTGAGAAGACTGCAATAGCAGTCTCAGAACAGATGGAAGCTGCCGCAGATAATGCTACTGACAAAGTTCTTTCTGCAGCACAACAGTCAACAGATTCCCAGAGTACCTTAGAGGAGTCTGACACAGCTGTGGTCAAAGAAGAATCCACAGCTATTTCAACATTGTGGGATGAGTCAAGAGTAGTAAACGAGCTTACGGAAACATTTATACTCTTGTCAGAAAGAGTCTCTGGTTTCCTCAATGAAAGCCAATCAAGGATTATGTCTGCTAAACTATTTgatcaaatatcaaaattattagaGGATTCCTTTCTTTATGAACGCTTTAACGAGACAAGGGGGAAGTTGTTAAGTCTGCTGGAGACAGGGCAAAACTCTGCCGTTGTTGACCAAGTAAAGGATCTTAGCCAAAAGCTAGTAAATATCATTGAAGAAGGCCAACGTTCTGTTTCTCCGTTAGTTGATCTGCATGAACGTCTAACCACTACCATAGAAGATTTCCAGAAGCAGCTTGACTTGATTGTCAAGTATGATTGGGACTTTGATCATTACCTGGAAGAGGATGTTCCTGCTGCG ATGGAATACATTAAGGCCCAAACTGCACCAAAAGATGGTAAACTTCTTGCCATTGGACATTCTATGGGAGGAATATTACTATATGCTTGGCTATCACAGTGTG GATTGCAAGGAAGAGAGCCTGGATTAACTGCTATTGTAACTTTGGCTTCGTCACTGGATTACACATCTTCGAAGTCTGCACTCAGACTGCTCCTACCCCTT GCTGATCCTGCACAAGCTCTCAATGTACCTGTTGTCCCTTTAGGAGCATTACTCGCAGCAGCTTATCCTCTTTCTTCTCGCCCTCCTTATGTGTTGTCTTGGCTTAATGATTTAATATCAGCTGCAGACATGATGCACCCGGAGTTGCTGAAAAAGCTCGTATTAAATAACTTCT GTACTATTCCTGCTAAACTTATTTTGCAGTTGACTACAGCTTTTCGAGAAGGGGGACTCCGTGACAGAAGTGGTAAAATATTCTACAAGGATAATCTTCACAAAAGCAATGTTCCAGTGTTGGCTGTTGCTGGAGATAAAGACATAATCTGCCCGCCAGAAGCAGTGTTCG AAACGGCAAAGCTTATCCCCGAGCACTTGGTCACCTACAAAGTATTGGGGGATGATAATGGTCAGCATTATGCTCATTATGACTTGGTGGGAGGACGCATG GCTGCAGAACATGTATATCCTTGTATAATCCAATTCTTAAGCCGTTATGATGATACTATCTAG
- the LOC101252579 gene encoding RAF-like serine/threonine-protein kinase PRAF yields the protein MEPPLLPGPPISTTVTTAASVAGTMPQPTPPTASHINYANSVDSSPKSRKTNSWDEQQQQPPHAGGGGGSNVKIRLMCSYGGHIIPRPHDKSLCYIGGDTRIFVTDRNTSLSDLSSRLSKTLLAGRPFWLKYQLPNEDLDSLISVTTDEDLENMIEEYDRVTKASRIRVFLFTSEFDSVSSIGSLLQSSTKSEDWFVHALNGATSTSTTKVFSESSSVNCLLGLDDDVGNCNVKSVDGQLEGSFGAKNVKISAHDVQSVPDSPMVETTSSFGSTSSTPSLTSLPPIKVHVEENQRIGIEGQFSQLGVGGKVEQKQEERGFMGLTSPPAPAAPVVGTVYSGVPVVVGGDYSNRIFSDDERSEQGVTAGYRNPVQTQPQPQPQQQQPKLVLPSDLPSPSSVSSESSVMSGQRHFFYQEPVGQIHSGNNRVSANSVDMKQSDPNNRAQVQQQQVQEAGYAMSVKYDQHQQMYQPQQYVHASQYIHHTPSGSVPVTSYYPIYPSQQQTHPPHPALEHQYPVYIVHSRQPSQAYNLPVQQTNYSESAQTNVPSNQPQTPPAPSMAAPAAAYNHPGNPPASKPEMIAGAYRTAAAGTPQLVQITSGQHQQQYVGYSQIHHPSQPIAPTSRATANYAYEFSDPTHAQIYYSQAHAPQFATQYQTMTSSPAVGLHSTSSQLPTEKNQPTN from the exons ATGGAACCTCCACTTCTACCGGGACCACCCATTTCCACCACCGTGACCACGGCGGCGTCGGTAGCCGGGACTATGCCACAACCAACACCACCGACGGCGTCACATATCAACTACGCCAACTCAGTAGATTCCTCCCCAAAGTCACGGAAAACCAATTCCTGGGATGAACAGCAACAACAACCCCCACACGCCGGCGGTGGTGGAGGAAGTAACGTGAAGATACGTCTGATGTGTAGCTACGGCGGACATATCATCCCTCGACCTCATGATAAATCCCTCTGTTATATCGGCGGGGATACCCGAATCTTCGTTACCGATAGAAATACTTCTCTTTCTGACCTTTCATCACGGCTTTCGAAAACCCTTTTGGCTGGAAGGCCGTTTTGGTTGAAATATCAGCTTCCCAATGAAGACCTTGATTCGCTTATTTCTGTTACCACCGATGAAGACCTTGAGAATATGATCGAGGAATACGATCGTGTTACGAAAGCTTCACGGATTCGTGTGTTTCTATTCACCAGTGAATTTGATTCGGTTTCTTCAATTGGGTCACTTTTACAAAGTTCTACGAAATCGGAGGATTGGTTTGTTCATGCTTTGAATGGGGCGACTTCTACTTCTACAACGAAGGTGTTTTCTGAGTCTTCATCGGTGAATTGTCTTCTGGGCCTCGATGATGATGTTGGGAATTGTAATGTAAAGAGTGTGGATGGACAATTGGAAGGATCATTTGGTGCGAAGAATGTGAAAATTAGTGCTCATGATGTTCAGTCGGTGCCGGATTCTCCGATGGTGGAAACGACGTCGTCGTTTGGGTCGACTTCTTCCACACCGTCATTGACGAGTTTACCGCCGATTAAGGTTCATGTGGAGGAGAATCAAAGGATTGGGATTGAGGGACAGTTTTCACAGTTAGGGGTTGGAGGTAAAGTGGAGCAGAAGCAGGAAGAACGGGGATTTATGGGTTTGACTTCACCACCTGCCCCAGCTGCTCCGGTGGTCGGAACTGTATATTCCGGTGTGCCGGTAGTTGTCGGTGGAGATTACAGTAATCGAATTTTTTCAGATGATGAGAGATCAGAACAAGGGGTTACTGCTGGTTATAGAAATCCTGTTCAAACACAGCCCCAGCCCCAGCCCCAGCAACAGCAGCCAAAGCTTGTTCTTCCTTCTGATTTGCCTTCGCCCAGTTCAGTTTCAAG TGAGAGCAGTGTGATGTCTGGGCAAAGACATTTCTTTTATCAAGAACCGGTAGGTCAAATTCATTCCGGTAACAATAGGGTTTCCGCTAATTCAGTTGATATGAAGCAGAGTGATCCGAATAATCGGGCTCAGGTACAACAGCAGCAAGTCCAGGAGGCTGGTTATGCAATGTCAGTTAAGTATGATCAGCATCAACAAATGTATCAGCCCCAACAATATGTACACGCTAGTCAATATATCCACCATACACCTTCTGGTTCTGTGCCAGTGACGTCTTATTATCCTATATACCCCTCGCAGCAGCAAACTCATCCTCCTCACCCTGCTCTTGAGCACCAGTACCCTGTTTACATTGTTCATTCTAGACAACCTTCGCAAGCATACAATTTGCCGGTCCAGCAAACAAATTATAGTGAGTCTGCTCAAACAAATGTTCCTTCTAACCAACCCCAAACACCTCCCGCTCCTAGCATGGCTGCTCCTGCTGCAGCTTACAACCATCCTGGAAATCCTCCTGCCTCCAAACCTGAAATGATTGCTGGTGCATATAGAACAGCAGCTGCGGGAACTCCACAATTGGTTCAGATCACTTCAGGCCAGCATCAACAGCAATATGTTGGCTACTCTCAGATTCACCATCCCTCTCAGCCAATTGCTCCTACATCACGTGCTACCGCCAATTATGCATATGAATTTTCTGATCCTACACATGCACAAATATACTATTCTCAGGCCCATGCTCCCCAGTTTGCTACTCAATACCAAACCATGACATCATCCCCGGCTGTTGGTTTACATAGTACTTCTTCGCAGCTTCCGACagaaaaaaatcaaccaacGAATTAG